From the genome of Venturia canescens isolate UGA chromosome 11, ASM1945775v1, whole genome shotgun sequence:
tatcgaaaatttattgactctCACGAGAACTCGATTATTTCCTTActaattaatgttttttttggcAACAAAGATTTCGGGGGCCTGAAGAACGAAGGTTTTTGGCTAATGTCGTCATAATATTTTgctcaattttattgaaagtCGATGGCGATTGAATTcgcataaaaaattattgtcaaaTCGTAAGAGCGTTTGGTAACGTCGATTGAATAATTTCAGATCGTTCTCTTCGCCTTCGTGGCCGCCGTCAGCGCCTTCCCCGGTTACGACGTGAGTAAAAGCACCAATTTGTTCGACGCTTTCGTTCTCGTTGGAAAAAGCCAATTTTCCAAGCTCACCATCCACATGAAATCGGCGTTACTTTTAACACTCGAAAATTCCACAACTAACGAAATAACTGTCGACAAAAAGGGCGATAAATAACCTCGTGCTCTCACAGCAAAGGCTAAACTCACGTGAGAGCATGTCTCGGGGTTCGAGGCAGACAAAAAACCATAAACATCTTGACAAAGTCGTTGGAAAAAGATCGTTAAACTCGGCCCGATGTTTTCACACTTTTCCATCGCTTTTCCCCCAGCGGGATCGATAGTCCGTAATAACCGGCTCGGCCGAAGAAACTTCCGCGTGTTGGCTCAAACTCGGTTTCATTTCCTACACGCACTAATTATtggatattcattttttatgggcTGTGACATAATAAGCCTCTGGATGGGAATTTCTCAAATCGAGTAAATCGATATTTCGCAAGTGAATTTCGCCCGCGATATCACCAGCTTTCTAGTACTTAATCatcgaaatattgaactttcgaATAGTGAGGTTTCGGGGCTCCGGAAGTCGCGACTCCCAACTCAAGCCGGTTTCATTATCGCGCTTCTTAATCTATCCTAACGTCCAGTTTCTCTCTGAACATTTTATTCGAACCCTCGGAAAACAGTCCTGGGAAGTGTGAAAAGAGTTTCGAATGATAAATCCTGATCGAGCGTGAAGAATTTCTTGAAAGAAATCGCTCGACAAAAGCCTCGAAAGGTTCAGGATTCGGAGGCCCGAACGAGTCCCACCGATTCATCTCGCTTTCATAAAGCATTAAAAAGGCATGGCAGGAGCGATGTCGAGTCATCAGTGTCAATAACCAAAAGTCTTGAACTCACTGGTAGCGTTCGATAGCAGACTGACGAAAAGATAGGTTAAATTGTGTTGAAAACGCACTCAGGTTCCATGGCAAGGAGGATGGCCGAGTTCGGGCTGGCAGCCGCATTCTGCTTGGCCGAGTTCAGGCTGGCAGCCTCACGTGCCTCACTATCCTCAGGTAATCGAGCGAGTGTCACGAGGAAAAGGTTTGCAGGATTATTCGCAAGCGAGCTCTGGTAACAAAGATAAGCGTGCGGGGGAGATAAAAGTGTAGAGCAAAGGCGATCGTGAGTACGAAAGGAGGCGTGAAAATCGAGAATTAAGGGGTCGTTGAGGCGAGTTTTCGTTGGAGTAGGAAtcgggagggagggagggagggagggaggttaaaaagttcatttttcgTTGGATTTTATTTCGAGAACGTTCGTTTGAaggatgttaaaaaaaaaaaaaaaaaacaacaatcaaAGCTTTTTGCTCAAGCTAATGACAAATgtgacattttattttcagcaCCACGTCGAGCACGTGCAGGTTCTCCACGTTGCTCAGCCCGCGGCTGTTCCCCCACTACACCCCCACCCCCTTAAGCTGGAGGCGCACAACCACGTCGTGAGGATCCCCCTTCACGCCAACAAGGTCTCCCATCCTCATCTCATCGGAGTTGAGCATTACCATGAGCCCGAGATCCATGTCAAGCCCGTCCATGGACACGGACACGGCTGGTAATTCATTAAAACCCCCTTGAACCGCGAGCTGACGATATTAGGACGAACAACGAATCAATAAGCGACCCCCACAACATGCGAACGAGGTCCGGGGTGGTTCAACATCCGGAACCCACCAAAAACAGCCCGACTAAATCCCCTCATTTCGAGTTATTTAAAAACCACtagaaaaatcattcttcACCCCCAACCCCCACGACCACCGAGTGATCATCGAGCCCCCGACAACGAGCAATCATCTGAGCCCGGAAAGCCCCTTAAACGAGGATGATCACCGACCACCCAGTCTCGCCGACATTTGTCAATCGTCATTAAGGGTCTTAGCCCACcaatttatttcgaataaaatcaatcgattcatCATACTTTTATCACTGTCTTCACCTATCGAATACACCTGCGCGAACTGAATCACACTCAATGATCTCCCAGGGGCTTTGAAATTCGATGGATTTTCTGGAGCGGAGTCTTTCTCGCGTGTGGAAAAACCGAGGGGCGAGTCCCCGGGGCTCGTCGACTGGGGGGGGGAAACACGTAAAAAGTGATTTTTGGCTCCCCGACCCTCATTGCCCCGAACTTCCCTGAACTGggattattcgaaaatacGATTCTCGTGGATCGTGGCCACCCTCCTGGCTAATTTTCGACCACGATTCCCCCCCGCAAGTCCCTTTTAtccacatttttcttttcctctcgaaAACCTCTATCTCGGCTCGAGCCctcgaacgatttttcaataaaaaatgaatcttcgtGTTTTTTCGTGATTGAGGAATGGACTCGCTGTTCCCCACCGGAGGCGCTTCTGCTGACAATTAGATCGGCTGATATCGGGGAGGAGGGGAACTACAGAAAATCGATTAGTCTCGTGGCGGCGATTGatcgagaaaaatgagagTTTGTGGAAAAATGCGATCGCTCCGCGCCGAGGCAACCGCGAGAGACGAATTCTCATTGGATAACTGGAAAAACTCGTTTAGCTGGACCAACATTCTCGCTCGAGTCGAGAGTCTTATTTATATGAATTCGACTATGAGCGACGCACCGCTCGCTCTCCCTTCTAAGTCCGCTGCAATATCCCGTGAGAAATAAGAAacgtaagaaaaataaaagataaaaaaaaaaaaaaaaaaaaaaacggtaatTGCGTTCCAGTTTCTATGGATTGGATTATTTCTATTAAAATTCACAACAGACGCAGCCGCGAGTAAAAATTCTCGAGCCTACGCACTCGtggaattaattaattaattcgcTCGTGTACCGCGTCGTGAACGTACCACCGCGTGTCTCTTTCGACATTGCGTGTGACTGCATCGCCAGCGGTAAAAGACCGACCGAGGAGCTCCTAAGCATTGAGATTTCTATCTGGGACCCTCGCTCTTGATCCTTTTCACCGGCAAAAACAATGCTGATGCATACTTTTTTACGGGCTcataaaaagggagaaaatatCACgagattccgatagaaaatcGAGagattttgcaaaaaattcatttacgaAGATCCAGCAAATGTAGgggaaacaatatttttcgaaagattccGAAAAACATTTCGAGATTCCCCGTCAGCCCAATTTTTCCAATCCTccatttttcctcgttttcaaaTATCCTTGTCGCGTTGACTAGCTTTAAAATTGCTGCCAAACAAATAATGTGGCTTCCaacgagaggaaaataaaacgatCACGAGGATTTTAGtgaatttcaacaaaagttcGAACAACGATAATTTTCGTtgaataagtaaaaaaaaaaaaaaaaaaaaaaaaaaattgcacaccaaaaaagtttgaatcaatgaatattggtaaaaaaatttgcgttccaacgagaggaaaatttggattcacgagacaaaaataaaacgatcAATTTGACaaggattttattgaatttgaaaaaatgttcaagcaaccataattttcgttaaattgttaaaaaaaataattgtagaCGAAACAAGTTTGAGTCAACGAACTGTCGAGGGCCATTACAATCATGAAGTAATCGACGATCTTGCGATGTCAGGTGAAGCCGAGTCATCCTTTTTGATGGGGtctaaaaaaagggaaaattataaaaatatctgACAAGTGGATATATTTGTACGTGGAGGGATACGTCACGAGCGAGTAAACGAATCAATTGAGGGTTGCCATGGAAGCGTTGAGTCCAAACAAAGCCGTTGGTGAAGAGCCTCGTCGTTAAGGTCTTGGCCTCAGCTGGTAAAGTTACCGCGTTTTTACCATGTTTTTTCGCGACAACAAaaggggaggaaaaaaatgttgaaaatcaaTCTAATATCGTGGCATCGCGAGCAAAGTAATGGCGATTTATCGTGGCCAATAATCTGCTGTTCAAACTGTGCATCCGGGGACATTAAATGACAACAAAAGCCTGCCAATTGCGATAAGCCTTTTTCACAACGCGCTTGGCAATTTACAACACGCTACGAGCTTCTCATTTTTCTAGTGAACCAATcgtgaaattatattttcgtaaatgaaaaaaaaagtgagaaatcgGTTAAATTGAGTCCTTTAAATCCTTTAAATCCAGTCATTTTTCTGGTCgattttttcacttgaaaCCCAACCCCAGTAACTTTGGATTCAGAGTAACaaatgtttgggtttgaaaattttttttaaatttcaactaAAGCTTGTATATTCACTAGTCAAAATTATCTAATCATAATATTTATGTcaatgagaattttcattttcaacttcaacattattttttcattccacattttttctcataagattttttttccctcaacctgaaattatttttccaaattgaattttttgcgCAGTCCCACTTTTCGAATATTCGATTATCC
Proteins encoded in this window:
- the LOC122417930 gene encoding uncharacterized protein, with translation MKLFIVLFAFVAAVSAFPGYDHHVEHVQVLHVAQPAAVPPLHPHPLKLEAHNHVVRIPLHANKVSHPHLIGVEHYHEPEIHVKPVHGHGHGW